The Ovis canadensis isolate MfBH-ARS-UI-01 breed Bighorn chromosome 13, ARS-UI_OviCan_v2, whole genome shotgun sequence genome includes a region encoding these proteins:
- the SAMD10 gene encoding sterile alpha motif domain-containing protein 10 isoform X2 — translation MNKGMGAPADTWTPCNCTESLVLGLMPRCARPPLALAAALRACRSARRRHPSELPERARLSGLGGRCLAAQTRWARGPAQARGRLGRGGGARSPPATRAALRPARGVCTGGGLAGPMFTELRTKPSPPRGRAGAVRAGFGERRDVDATAHFNFCRTLLDHTVSAENIPCPLPRTPGTSLTWHDSRSQRAAGGRPVKLLQQPGTEAPQGRLYSDHYGLYHTSPSLGGLTRPVVLWSQQDVCKWLKKHCPHNYLVYVEAFSQHAITGRALLRLNAEKLQRMGLAQEAQRQEVLQQLLHLQVREEGRSLQLLSQASFGNMS, via the exons ATGAATAAAGGAATGG GTGCTCCTGCGGACACCTGGACGCCGTGCAACTGCACAGAGTCACTCGTTCTTGGACTCATGCCCAGGTGCGCACGGCCGCCCCTTGCCCTGGCAGCCGCCCTCCGCGCTTGCAGATCCGCGCGCCGCCGACACCCCTCGGAGCTCCCGGAGCGCGCCCGGCTCTCAGGGCTCGGCGGCAGGTGCCTCGCCGCGCAGACTCGCTGGGCGCGGGGACCGGCTCAGGCGCGGGGCCggctggggcggggcggcggcGCGCGTTCCCCGCCGGCCACACGGGCCGCCCTGCGCCCGGCGAGGGGCGTGTGCACTGGCGGGGGACTCGCGGGCCCCATGTTCACGGAGCTGAGAACCAAGCCGAGCCCCCCGCGAGGCCGTGCCGGGGCTGTGCGCGCCGGCTTCGGGGAGCGTCGGGATGTGGATG CCACTGCCCACTTCAATTTCTGCCGGACCCTCCTGGATCACACGGTGTCGGCCGAGAAcatcccctgccccctgcctcggACACCGGGTACTAGCCTCACGTGGCACGACTCCCGAAGCCAGAGGGCGGCTGGCGGCCGGCCGGTCAAGCTCCTGCAGCAGCCTGGCACCGAGGCCCCCCAG gGCCGGCTGTACTCTGACCACTATGGCCTATACCACACAAGTCCGTCCCTGGGTGGCCTGACGAGGCCCGTGGTCCTGTGGAGTCAGCAGGACGTCTGCAAGTGGCTCAAGAAGCACTGTCCCCACAACTACCTCGTCTATGTGGAGGCCTTCTCTCAGCACGCCATCACTG gcCGGGCGCTGCTGCGGCTGAACGCAGAGAAGCTGCAGCGGATGGGGCTGGCGCAGGAGGCACAGCGGCAGGAGgtgctgcagcagctgctgcaccTGCAGGTGCGCGAGGAGGGGCGGAGCCTGCAGCTGCTCAGCCAAG CTTCCTTCGGAAACAT
- the SAMD10 gene encoding sterile alpha motif domain-containing protein 10 isoform X1 — MNKGMGAPADTWTPCNCTESLVLGLMPRCARPPLALAAALRACRSARRRHPSELPERARLSGLGGRCLAAQTRWARGPAQARGRLGRGGGARSPPATRAALRPARGVCTGGGLAGPMFTELRTKPSPPRGRAGAVRAGFGERRDVDATAHFNFCRTLLDHTVSAENIPCPLPRTPGTSLTWHDSRSQRAAGGRPVKLLQQPGTEAPQGRLYSDHYGLYHTSPSLGGLTRPVVLWSQQDVCKWLKKHCPHNYLVYVEAFSQHAITGRALLRLNAEKLQRMGLAQEAQRQEVLQQLLHLQVREEGRSLQLLSQGQWEEPREPTCSDRPRGGGLGLEEPWSAGWAH, encoded by the exons ATGAATAAAGGAATGG GTGCTCCTGCGGACACCTGGACGCCGTGCAACTGCACAGAGTCACTCGTTCTTGGACTCATGCCCAGGTGCGCACGGCCGCCCCTTGCCCTGGCAGCCGCCCTCCGCGCTTGCAGATCCGCGCGCCGCCGACACCCCTCGGAGCTCCCGGAGCGCGCCCGGCTCTCAGGGCTCGGCGGCAGGTGCCTCGCCGCGCAGACTCGCTGGGCGCGGGGACCGGCTCAGGCGCGGGGCCggctggggcggggcggcggcGCGCGTTCCCCGCCGGCCACACGGGCCGCCCTGCGCCCGGCGAGGGGCGTGTGCACTGGCGGGGGACTCGCGGGCCCCATGTTCACGGAGCTGAGAACCAAGCCGAGCCCCCCGCGAGGCCGTGCCGGGGCTGTGCGCGCCGGCTTCGGGGAGCGTCGGGATGTGGATG CCACTGCCCACTTCAATTTCTGCCGGACCCTCCTGGATCACACGGTGTCGGCCGAGAAcatcccctgccccctgcctcggACACCGGGTACTAGCCTCACGTGGCACGACTCCCGAAGCCAGAGGGCGGCTGGCGGCCGGCCGGTCAAGCTCCTGCAGCAGCCTGGCACCGAGGCCCCCCAG gGCCGGCTGTACTCTGACCACTATGGCCTATACCACACAAGTCCGTCCCTGGGTGGCCTGACGAGGCCCGTGGTCCTGTGGAGTCAGCAGGACGTCTGCAAGTGGCTCAAGAAGCACTGTCCCCACAACTACCTCGTCTATGTGGAGGCCTTCTCTCAGCACGCCATCACTG gcCGGGCGCTGCTGCGGCTGAACGCAGAGAAGCTGCAGCGGATGGGGCTGGCGCAGGAGGCACAGCGGCAGGAGgtgctgcagcagctgctgcaccTGCAGGTGCGCGAGGAGGGGCGGAGCCTGCAGCTGCTCAGCCAAGGTCAGTGGGAGGAGCCAAGAGAGCCAACCTGCTCAGACAGGCCTAGGGGTGGGGGACTGGGCCTGGAGGAGCCCTGGAGTGCAGGGTGGGCACACTGA